From the Helicobacter pylori genome, one window contains:
- a CDS encoding PepSY-associated TM helix domain-containing protein, producing the protein MTAMMRYFHIYATTFFFPLALLFAVSGLSLLFKARQDTGAKIKEWVLEKSLKKEERLDFLKDFIKENHIAMPKKIEPREHRGALVIGTPLYEINLETKDAQTKIKTIERGFLGALIMLHKAKVGIVFQALLGIFCVFLLLFYLSAFLMVAFKDTKRMFVSVLIGSVVFFGAIYWSL; encoded by the coding sequence ATGACGGCAATGATGCGTTATTTTCACATCTATGCGACCACTTTTTTCTTCCCTTTGGCGCTTCTTTTTGCGGTTAGCGGGCTTTCATTGCTCTTTAAAGCGCGCCAAGACACTGGCGCTAAGATCAAAGAGTGGGTTTTAGAAAAATCCTTAAAAAAAGAAGAACGATTGGATTTTTTAAAAGACTTTATAAAAGAAAACCATATCGCTATGCCTAAAAAGATAGAGCCTAGAGAGCATAGGGGAGCGTTAGTCATTGGCACGCCTTTGTATGAAATCAACCTTGAAACTAAAGACGCTCAAACAAAAATCAAAACCATTGAAAGGGGCTTTTTAGGCGCGCTCATCATGCTGCATAAGGCTAAGGTGGGCATCGTGTTTCAAGCGCTTTTGGGGATTTTTTGCGTGTTTTTATTGTTGTTTTACTTGAGCGCGTTTTTAATGGTGGCTTTTAAGGACACTAAACGCATGTTTGTAAGCGTTTTAATAGGGAGTGTGGTGTTCTTTGGAGCGATCTATTGGTCTTTGTAG
- a CDS encoding glutathionylspermidine synthase family protein has translation MQVIPLKPLDNKTLEEIGLDWHTNDDMSSYIADEMVVVSQKEADAYYDACNELYDMFVETAEEAIKNDRFFELDIPNALIPMIKQSFEEEVHWHIYGRFDLAGGLDGKPIKLLEFNADTPTMLYETALIQWALLKANGYDENKQFNNLYEALGENFKRLVTLGEDTSRFEELYEGWKILFSSVRGNIEEERTMRFLQDVAQSVGFETDFSYIDEVEFNVEEGVFKNGLNYEFLFKLIPWENIAIDEPELALLMQGMMENKNTIFLNPAYTILFQSKRFLKLLWDRYPNHPLLLETSYEPLTHKKQIKKVAFGREGANSEIFEASMQSLLKTDGVYSNHKPIYQEFYELNSHNGLYYQPNVFFAYESCALGFRKGGLILDNFSKFVSHRLQ, from the coding sequence AACCTTTAGACAATAAGACCTTAGAAGAAATCGGCTTAGATTGGCACACTAATGATGACATGTCATCTTATATCGCTGATGAAATGGTGGTTGTTTCTCAAAAAGAAGCGGACGCTTATTATGACGCTTGTAATGAGCTTTATGACATGTTTGTAGAGACGGCTGAAGAGGCCATTAAAAACGATCGCTTTTTTGAATTGGATATTCCTAACGCGCTCATTCCTATGATCAAACAGAGTTTTGAAGAGGAAGTGCATTGGCATATTTACGGGCGTTTTGATTTAGCCGGGGGGCTTGATGGCAAGCCCATTAAATTATTGGAATTTAACGCTGATACCCCCACCATGCTTTATGAAACTGCGCTGATCCAATGGGCGTTACTCAAAGCCAATGGCTATGATGAAAACAAGCAATTCAATAACCTTTATGAAGCGCTTGGCGAGAATTTTAAACGCCTGGTTACTTTGGGTGAAGACACGAGCCGTTTTGAAGAGTTGTATGAGGGGTGGAAAATCCTTTTTTCAAGCGTTAGGGGGAATATTGAAGAAGAGCGCACCATGCGTTTTTTGCAAGACGTTGCTCAAAGCGTGGGGTTTGAAACGGATTTTTCTTACATTGATGAGGTGGAGTTTAATGTAGAAGAGGGCGTGTTTAAAAACGGCTTGAATTATGAGTTTTTATTCAAATTAATCCCATGGGAAAACATCGCTATTGATGAGCCAGAATTAGCCCTTTTAATGCAAGGCATGATGGAAAATAAAAACACGATTTTTTTAAACCCGGCTTATACGATCCTTTTCCAATCCAAGCGTTTTTTAAAACTTTTGTGGGACAGATACCCCAACCACCCCTTATTGTTAGAAACGAGCTATGAGCCTTTAACCCATAAAAAGCAAATTAAAAAAGTGGCTTTTGGCAGGGAAGGGGCGAATAGTGAAATCTTTGAAGCTTCCATGCAATCGCTTTTAAAAACGGATGGCGTTTATTCTAACCACAAGCCCATTTATCAAGAGTTTTACGAACTCAATTCGCATAACGGGTTGTATTACCAGCCTAATGTGTTTTTTGCTTATGAATCTTGCGCGTTAGGGTTTAGAAAAGGGGGGTTGATCTTGGATAATTTTTCTAAATTCGTGAGCCACAGGTTGCAATGA